In the Candidatus Latescibacterota bacterium genome, one interval contains:
- a CDS encoding T9SS type A sorting domain-containing protein, with translation MCRHASNVITFRISIFILLVAFIPVNAGTIFVNETATGANNGSSWTDAYTNLQSAMGTAVSLDEIWVAAGTYKPAPGSVRTGTFLLLNGVALYGGFAGNEASVGQRDWDANVSVLSGDIGVVGISTDNSYHVVTGSWTNSTAILDGFTVTGGRADVYPDHTGGGMYNDAGSPMIRNIIFTDCFASHSGGGMRNDASSPTLLNVTFLNNYADTHGGGMYNYRYSNVILINVTFTGNTTYEYGGGMYNDDSHPVLNYVTFQGNSCIGSPTLGGGMYNDTGSRPELTDVTFAGNSAERGGGLCSFGGSAPALVRVIFSENNAWRGGGMYSDTSDPTLVNVVFQGNEATGTNAFGGGMYNRDNSPELVNVTFSGNVADDGSGGGISNLNSTPSITNVILWGNTAVTSGNEIYNVSSTPVISYSLIENCGVSSGAWDTSLGTDGGNNIDTDPSFKDTATGNLRIWSSSHAIEAGNNAAVPAGITTDLDGNTRIYGMYVDIGAYEYQGIPTGIGDDPASMPQGPIFRAVYPNPFNPSVIIEFDLAQKKPIRLSIYDAGGRLVRILVDEIRDPGPHQVIWNGRDKANTAVSSGMYFVRFESDGLVTTKKIVLLR, from the coding sequence ATGTGTCGACACGCTTCGAATGTCATTACATTCCGTATTTCAATATTCATTCTTCTGGTCGCGTTTATTCCCGTCAACGCCGGGACAATATTTGTCAACGAAACGGCTACAGGAGCCAATAACGGATCTTCATGGACAGACGCCTACACAAATCTGCAGAGTGCCATGGGAACAGCTGTCTCGCTTGACGAGATCTGGGTGGCGGCAGGCACCTATAAACCTGCACCAGGGTCCGTCCGGACAGGCACTTTTCTGCTTTTGAACGGCGTAGCTCTTTATGGTGGATTCGCCGGTAACGAGGCCTCTGTCGGCCAGCGCGACTGGGACGCGAATGTATCTGTCCTGAGCGGAGATATCGGAGTCGTCGGCATCAGCACAGACAACAGCTACCATGTGGTAACCGGAAGCTGGACAAATTCAACTGCTATCCTCGATGGATTTACGGTGACCGGTGGCAGAGCGGATGTCTATCCCGATCATACCGGGGGTGGAATGTATAACGATGCCGGCAGCCCGATGATCCGCAACATCATCTTTACGGATTGTTTTGCATCACACTCCGGCGGCGGAATGCGCAACGATGCAAGCAGTCCTACACTTTTAAACGTGACTTTCCTGAACAATTACGCCGACACACACGGAGGCGGTATGTACAACTACCGCTACAGCAATGTGATTCTGATAAATGTCACCTTTACCGGCAACACCACGTATGAGTATGGCGGCGGAATGTACAACGACGACAGTCATCCGGTGCTGAATTATGTGACTTTCCAGGGAAATTCCTGCATCGGATCCCCGACGCTCGGTGGAGGCATGTACAACGACACCGGTAGCAGGCCAGAGCTGACAGATGTAACTTTTGCGGGGAACTCTGCCGAACGCGGTGGCGGGTTATGCAGCTTTGGCGGCAGCGCCCCGGCACTTGTCCGTGTAATTTTCTCGGAGAACAATGCCTGGCGCGGTGGAGGGATGTACAGTGACACCAGTGATCCAACACTCGTAAATGTTGTCTTTCAGGGAAATGAAGCTACAGGCACGAACGCTTTCGGAGGCGGGATGTACAACCGTGACAATTCACCGGAACTCGTCAATGTGACTTTTTCGGGAAACGTCGCGGACGATGGCAGCGGTGGTGGAATATCCAATCTCAACAGTACCCCCTCGATCACCAACGTGATCCTCTGGGGCAATACCGCAGTGACATCCGGGAACGAGATCTATAACGTATCGAGTACTCCTGTCATCTCATATTCGCTTATCGAAAACTGCGGTGTCAGCAGCGGCGCATGGGATACATCCCTTGGCACCGATGGTGGAAACAACATCGACACTGATCCATCGTTCAAGGACACTGCCACAGGCAATCTGCGTATATGGTCTTCGTCACACGCGATTGAAGCAGGAAATAATGCAGCTGTTCCGGCTGGCATTACAACCGATCTTGACGGCAACACGCGGATCTACGGCATGTATGTGGATATCGGGGCCTACGAGTACCAGGGCATACCGACTGGTATCGGTGACGATCCGGCTTCCATGCCGCAGGGACCGATCTTTCGTGCTGTCTATCCGAATCCGTTCAACCCTTCCGTAATCATTGAGTTCGACCTCGCTCAGAAAAAACCGATTCGGCTGAGCATCTATGATGCCGGCGGACGGCTGGTGCGAATTCTCGTAGACGAGATCCGGGATCCAGGGCCACACCAGGTCATCTGGAATGGAAGGGACAAGGCAAATACAGCAGTTTCGAGCGGAATGTACTTCGTTCGTTTCGAATCGGACGGACTGGTGACTACTAAAAAAATCGTTCTGCTGAGATAG